Proteins encoded in a region of the Spiroplasma endosymbiont of Amphimallon solstitiale genome:
- the rplK gene encoding 50S ribosomal protein L11 has translation MADKKNINREGIIQLPAGSAKPGASLASFGIDMPRFCREFNDKTKDQKDDVNPVPIPVFITAYKDKTFDFKIKTAPTTFLLKRALKLAKGSSNAKLTKVGTLTIAQITEIAQIKLPDLNAYSLEDAIKIVAGTAKNMGITVEDGKQGV, from the coding sequence ATGGCAGATAAAAAAAATATTAATCGTGAAGGTATTATTCAATTACCAGCTGGTAGTGCCAAACCAGGTGCTAGTTTAGCATCATTCGGTATTGATATGCCACGTTTTTGTAGAGAATTTAACGATAAAACCAAAGATCAAAAAGATGATGTTAATCCGGTTCCAATTCCAGTTTTTATTACAGCATATAAAGATAAAACTTTCGACTTTAAAATAAAAACTGCACCAACAACATTTCTTTTAAAAAGAGCATTGAAACTTGCAAAAGGTTCATCAAATGCTAAATTAACAAAAGTAGGAACACTTACTATTGCTCAAATTACAGAAATTGCTCAAATTAAATTACCTGATTTAAATGCTTATTCTTTAGAAGATGCAATTAAAATTGTTGCAGGAACAGCCAAGAATATGGGCATTACTGTTGAAGATGGAAAGCAAGGTGTTTAA
- the rplA gene encoding 50S ribosomal protein L1: MNRSKRYLALAKLVDNTKVYPIDRALELAKQTSSLKFDATVEAAFRLNVDPRHADQMLRGSIVLPAGTGKTQRVLVITTTKQKEAMESQADFVGGKEMIEKIQKGWFGFDVIIATPEIMGELGKIGRVLGPKGLMPTAKLGTVTMDVQKAIADIRKGKVEYRVDKQGNIHVILGKVSFSQEGLKDNYLAILNTLRKVKPAAVKGAYIKNISITTAMGPGIKVLIEE, encoded by the coding sequence ATGAATAGAAGTAAAAGATATCTTGCACTTGCAAAATTAGTTGATAACACTAAAGTTTATCCAATTGATCGTGCTTTAGAATTAGCTAAACAAACTTCATCATTAAAATTTGATGCAACAGTTGAAGCAGCATTTCGTTTAAATGTTGATCCAAGACATGCTGATCAAATGTTACGTGGTTCTATTGTTTTACCAGCAGGAACTGGAAAAACACAACGTGTTTTAGTAATAACTACTACTAAACAAAAAGAGGCAATGGAAAGTCAAGCTGATTTTGTTGGTGGTAAGGAAATGATTGAAAAAATTCAAAAAGGTTGATTTGGTTTTGATGTTATTATTGCAACACCTGAAATAATGGGTGAATTAGGAAAAATTGGTAGAGTATTAGGACCAAAAGGATTAATGCCTACAGCAAAACTAGGAACAGTAACAATGGATGTTCAAAAAGCAATAGCTGATATTCGTAAAGGTAAAGTTGAATATCGTGTTGATAAACAAGGTAATATTCATGTTATTCTTGGTAAAGTATCATTTTCACAAGAAGGGTTAAAAGATAATTATTTAGCAATTCTTAACACTTTAAGAAAAGTTAAGCCTGCAGCGGTTAAGGGTGCTTATATTAAAAATATAAGTATTACTACAGCAATGGGCCCTGGTATTAAAGTATTAATTGAAGAATAA
- a CDS encoding IS256 family transposase, translated as MAKKQNINNNDPISKAVDLLLENTEDLTTVFKEGGLYKELTKRLVEKMLNSEMQNYLGYEKNQHSNTENARNGTSSKKLITQQGKIEIDVPRDRNSDFTPIIVAKRQRRFDGFDQQVLSLYAKGMTLSDIRMQLQELYHGADISESVISQITDDVIDDVKAWQNRPLESVYPIVYFDCIVVKVRQDKRIINKSVYIALGVDLEGKKDVLGLWISENEGAKFWLANFTEMKNRGLNDILIACSDNLTGMSEAIQAVYPKTEHQLCIVHQIRNSLKYVSYKHRKTLVTDLKPIYSACSEEQAMQALESFESKWNKQYPQIAKSWYKNWENLMIFISYPAEIKRVIYTTNAIEFVNSQLRKVIRNKKAFPNDMSVFKIFYLAIENITKKWTLPIQNWNTAIAHFMIKFEDRINLN; from the coding sequence ATGGCTAAAAAACAAAATATTAATAATAATGATCCAATATCAAAAGCAGTAGATTTATTATTAGAAAATACTGAAGATTTAACAACAGTTTTTAAAGAAGGGGGTTTATATAAAGAATTAACAAAACGTTTAGTTGAAAAAATGTTGAATTCTGAAATGCAAAATTATTTAGGATATGAAAAAAATCAACATAGTAATACTGAAAATGCTCGTAATGGTACAAGTTCAAAAAAATTAATAACTCAACAAGGTAAAATTGAGATTGATGTACCAAGAGATCGCAATAGTGATTTTACTCCTATAATAGTTGCAAAAAGACAGCGAAGATTTGATGGTTTTGATCAACAAGTGCTTTCACTATATGCAAAAGGTATGACTCTATCTGACATTAGAATGCAGTTACAAGAGTTATATCATGGTGCTGATATTAGTGAAAGTGTTATTAGTCAAATTACTGATGATGTTATTGATGATGTCAAAGCATGACAAAATCGACCATTAGAAAGCGTTTATCCGATTGTTTATTTTGATTGTATAGTAGTTAAAGTTCGACAAGATAAACGGATTATTAATAAATCAGTTTATATAGCATTAGGAGTTGATTTAGAAGGTAAAAAAGATGTTTTAGGCTTATGAATTAGTGAAAATGAAGGTGCTAAATTTTGATTAGCTAATTTCACAGAAATGAAAAATCGAGGCTTAAATGATATTTTGATTGCTTGTAGTGATAATTTAACAGGCATGTCAGAAGCAATACAAGCAGTTTATCCTAAAACAGAACATCAATTATGCATTGTTCATCAAATTCGAAATAGTTTAAAATATGTTTCATACAAACATCGAAAAACTCTAGTTACAGATTTAAAACCAATTTATAGTGCATGTAGTGAAGAACAAGCAATGCAAGCTTTAGAATCATTTGAAAGTAAATGAAATAAACAATATCCCCAAATTGCTAAATCTTGATATAAAAATTGAGAAAATTTGATGATTTTTATTAGTTATCCTGCAGAAATCAAAAGAGTAATTTATACAACAAATGCTATTGAATTTGTTAATAGTCAATTACGAAAAGTTATTAGAAACAAAAAAGCTTTTCCTAATGATATGTCAGTTTTTAAAATATTTTATTTAGCAATTGAAAATATAACAAAAAAATGAACATTGCCTATTCAAAATTGAAATACAGCAATTGCTCATTTTATGATAAAATTTGAAGACAGAATTAATCTGAACTAG
- a CDS encoding PD-(D/E)XK nuclease family protein has translation MKDIPKLIFKKEKHQYFLDDKELISVSKIIDNYLGFGYSHISPEVLKNASVRGKWVHKLNELYLQNIHKENIINNLLKKLKPLTNNINYSYCKKSLMFLKEKFKDKNNYEFIIEKPINDNVIAGTPDLVYLNKKENKYYLVDYKTYACIDEDKLKRIKLQLTAYYCMLLDNGITPSYKTYVYLTNKNTQQEIKIEITNELIIEWMNAKTKYFKGENKNENE, from the coding sequence GTGAAGGATATTCCTAAATTAATTTTTAAAAAAGAAAAACATCAATATTTTTTAGATGATAAAGAATTAATATCAGTTTCTAAAATTATTGATAATTATTTAGGTTTTGGCTATAGTCATATATCACCAGAAGTATTAAAAAATGCTTCAGTTCGTGGTAAATGAGTACATAAATTAAATGAATTATATTTACAAAATATTCATAAAGAAAATATTATTAATAATTTATTAAAAAAATTAAAACCATTAACTAATAATATTAATTATTCTTATTGTAAAAAATCACTTATGTTTTTAAAAGAAAAATTTAAAGATAAAAATAATTATGAATTTATTATAGAAAAACCTATTAATGATAATGTAATTGCTGGAACACCAGATTTAGTTTATTTAAATAAAAAAGAAAATAAATATTATTTAGTAGATTATAAAACTTATGCTTGTATTGATGAAGATAAATTAAAAAGAATTAAATTACAATTAACTGCTTATTATTGCATGTTACTTGATAATGGCATAACTCCATCTTATAAAACTTATGTTTATTTAACTAATAAAAATACTCAGCAAGAAATAAAAATAGAAATAACAAATGAATTAATAATTGAATGAATGAATGCAAAAACAAAATATTTTAAAGGAGAAAATAAAAATGAAAATGAATAA
- a CDS encoding MATE family efflux transporter, giving the protein MEKENLAKVTFNKRTERNSINKLKRQAIFSTANPWKAIFIMVTPPLIAVIIFSTYQIFDKWIATQWGGQSIIDRYNNYQNSGIMITAEQALKIINIATTYAAVPSSMMVSFALMVATGTGIKFSIAYGQNKREQMSEYLGNGFLLSFLVSIVLMIIMYFSCQSIIEFQAGSDAGSNPVIREIIIKEAFRFSQILILATPLLFFAYFLVSLLRSEGMMLWTILINVAACLVNISLDFIFVIPGKLGMEGTAYATIIAWASINLFSIGIIWYSTDNLRFKVAHLKLKWVIVTGILLIGATSLLQNIAQSILAMVTTKILNTLPPPDYHGGGSTGIPVFVQLYGGIMPWLILINAPIIGITQGARALIGYVYGSKDFSRVWQLMWRLTLLLLLLLIGSVLLVVIVGQYMMHFFGVDLEMARFFKVYIIMQFAFYPLATLHYVAVIFYQSINRGKLSLFASLQRTIIMPIVCLSLGYYVAHVSHNGFYFYLFLGFIDLFAAFILLPLLIYTFWKSKPFIHTTKDKKTQISNLSEKKYLIKI; this is encoded by the coding sequence ATGGAAAAAGAAAATCTTGCTAAAGTTACTTTCAATAAACGAACAGAAAGAAATTCAATAAACAAGTTGAAAAGACAAGCTATTTTTAGCACGGCAAATCCATGAAAAGCAATCTTTATTATGGTCACACCACCTTTAATTGCTGTAATTATTTTTTCTACTTATCAAATTTTTGATAAATGAATTGCTACACAATGAGGTGGACAAAGTATTATTGATCGTTATAATAATTATCAAAATTCAGGAATAATGATAACTGCTGAACAAGCATTAAAAATTATTAATATTGCTACTACTTATGCTGCTGTTCCTTCTTCAATGATGGTTTCCTTTGCTTTAATGGTTGCAACTGGAACAGGTATTAAGTTTTCAATTGCATATGGTCAAAATAAACGAGAACAAATGTCAGAATATTTAGGAAATGGATTTTTATTATCTTTTTTAGTTTCTATTGTTCTTATGATCATTATGTATTTTAGTTGTCAGAGTATTATTGAATTTCAAGCTGGAAGTGATGCTGGAAGTAATCCAGTAATTAGGGAAATAATAATTAAAGAAGCATTTAGATTTTCACAAATTTTAATTCTTGCTACACCATTACTTTTTTTTGCTTATTTTTTAGTTTCATTGTTACGTAGTGAAGGAATGATGTTATGAACAATTTTAATTAATGTTGCAGCTTGTTTAGTAAATATATCTTTAGATTTTATTTTTGTTATTCCTGGTAAATTAGGAATGGAAGGCACTGCATATGCAACTATTATTGCTTGAGCAAGCATTAATTTATTTTCAATAGGTATTATTTGATATAGTACCGATAATTTAAGATTTAAAGTAGCACACTTAAAACTTAAATGAGTAATAGTAACGGGCATTTTATTAATTGGTGCAACTTCTTTATTACAAAATATTGCCCAAAGTATTTTGGCAATGGTTACTACTAAAATTTTAAATACATTGCCACCTCCAGACTATCATGGTGGAGGAAGTACTGGTATTCCGGTTTTTGTTCAATTATATGGTGGTATTATGCCTTGGTTAATTTTAATTAATGCACCTATTATTGGAATTACGCAGGGAGCAAGAGCATTAATTGGCTATGTTTATGGTTCAAAGGACTTTAGTCGTGTTTGACAATTGATGTGACGTTTAACTTTATTACTTTTATTGTTGCTAATTGGTTCAGTATTATTAGTAGTAATAGTAGGGCAATATATGATGCATTTCTTTGGCGTAGATTTAGAAATGGCAAGATTCTTTAAAGTTTATATTATTATGCAGTTTGCTTTTTATCCATTAGCTACACTACATTATGTTGCTGTTATTTTCTATCAATCAATTAATCGTGGTAAATTGTCATTATTTGCTAGTTTACAACGAACAATTATAATGCCAATTGTTTGTTTAAGTTTAGGATATTATGTTGCACATGTTTCTCATAATGGTTTTTATTTTTATTTATTTCTTGGCTTTATTGATTTATTTGCTGCTTTTATATTATTACCATTATTAATTTATACATTTTGAAAATCTAAACCATTTATTCATACAACTAAAGATAAAAAAACGCAAATATCTAATTTATCAGAAAAAAAGTACTTAATAAAAATATAA
- the nusG gene encoding transcription termination/antitermination protein NusG, protein MSERIKKETPLVKTTSLEETHKHRIEQAQWYIVNCNKGHEDKVAADLKNKIEKKLNLKDNIFQVRVVKEAIPDKDKKITEKNIFPGYIFVHMILTEDTWYDIRNTIGINGFIGSSGKGVPPTPLSTKEVNEMLYRNSKNSSQPKVKETKKIIRDFELNDFVHITSGALQSREGQVIKLDEDKGVATVSVDMFGRQTEIKVEYDSCKKIKV, encoded by the coding sequence ATGAGCGAAAGAATAAAAAAAGAAACCCCTTTAGTGAAAACTACATCATTAGAAGAAACACATAAACATCGAATTGAGCAAGCACAATGATATATTGTTAATTGTAACAAAGGTCATGAAGATAAAGTTGCTGCTGATTTGAAAAATAAAATTGAAAAAAAATTAAATTTAAAAGATAATATTTTTCAAGTTAGGGTTGTTAAAGAAGCAATACCAGATAAAGATAAAAAAATAACTGAAAAAAATATTTTTCCGGGTTATATTTTTGTTCATATGATTTTAACCGAAGATACTTGATATGATATTCGTAATACAATAGGAATTAATGGTTTTATTGGTTCTAGTGGTAAAGGCGTACCACCAACTCCACTTTCTACTAAAGAAGTTAATGAAATGTTATATCGTAATTCTAAAAATTCATCACAACCTAAAGTTAAAGAGACAAAAAAAATTATTCGTGATTTTGAGTTAAATGATTTTGTTCATATTACTTCTGGTGCTTTACAAAGCCGAGAAGGACAAGTTATTAAATTAGATGAAGATAAGGGTGTTGCAACAGTTTCTGTTGATATGTTTGGTCGTCAAACCGAAATTAAAGTAGAATATGATAGTTGTAAAAAAATTAAAGTTTAG
- the secE gene encoding preprotein translocase subunit SecE — translation MSAEDKSKEKPKINPEKLALLKSKFNILRKIKPLRTKRTSEGKPSFDPRTADKNKKVNISEIWEKERKNRTPEERFYYKKEARTYHKYFFLYLSREIRRTRWTPRKQLNNKFITTVLFIAVLALFFYGIEQLLLFVLPLLKIM, via the coding sequence ATGAGTGCAGAAGACAAATCAAAAGAAAAACCAAAAATTAATCCTGAAAAATTGGCTCTTTTAAAAAGTAAATTTAATATTTTACGTAAAATTAAACCTTTAAGAACAAAAAGAACTTCTGAAGGAAAACCAAGTTTTGATCCACGAACAGCCGATAAAAATAAAAAGGTTAATATTAGCGAAATTTGAGAAAAAGAACGTAAAAATCGTACGCCTGAAGAACGTTTTTATTATAAAAAAGAAGCGAGAACTTATCATAAATATTTTTTCTTATACTTATCAAGAGAAATTAGAAGAACTCGTTGAACACCAAGAAAACAATTAAATAATAAATTTATTACAACAGTATTATTTATTGCTGTCTTAGCACTATTCTTTTATGGAATTGAGCAGTTATTACTATTTGTATTACCTTTATTAAAAATAATGTAA
- a CDS encoding IS30 family transposase, whose product MYKYLTIESIIAIKEYKSYGFSIRKIAKAIDYSKSTVHRVCRLLNQNLLPLEILNKIQKNKQNAGRKLIILTLIEINTINHLLITKNYALDIIANFLKENKIKSISTKTLYNMFKTNRMGFDENNLLRKGKNKPHKQKETRGRINNCKSIHERNLIIPNIKNIEEFGHLEGDTIIGKDHKSSIITLADIWSKTTIPLATKNNKSENITKSIIKFISKLQKGTVKTITFDRGKEFSKWKLIEKNWNVKIYFADPGKPCQRGLNENNNGILRRYLPKSTDLSSYKQKDLNTIAFQINSTPRKSLSYKRPIDLIQLF is encoded by the coding sequence ATGTATAAGTATCTGACTATTGAATCAATAATAGCAATAAAAGAATATAAAAGTTATGGATTTTCGATTCGTAAAATAGCAAAAGCCATTGATTATAGTAAATCAACTGTACATAGAGTTTGTAGATTATTAAATCAAAACTTATTACCATTAGAAATATTGAATAAAATTCAAAAAAATAAACAAAATGCAGGTAGAAAATTAATAATTTTAACTTTAATAGAAATTAATACTATTAATCATTTGTTAATTACTAAAAATTATGCTCTTGATATAATTGCTAATTTTTTAAAGGAAAATAAAATAAAAAGTATTTCAACAAAAACTTTATATAACATGTTTAAAACAAATCGAATGGGTTTTGATGAAAATAACTTATTGAGAAAAGGAAAAAATAAACCTCACAAACAAAAAGAAACTAGGGGCAGAATTAATAATTGTAAGTCTATTCATGAAAGAAATTTAATCATTCCTAATATTAAAAATATAGAAGAATTTGGTCATTTAGAGGGTGATACTATCATTGGTAAAGATCATAAAAGTTCTATTATTACTTTAGCTGATATATGATCAAAAACCACAATTCCTTTAGCAACTAAAAATAATAAATCAGAAAATATTACAAAAAGTATAATAAAATTTATTTCAAAGTTACAAAAAGGAACAGTTAAAACTATTACTTTTGATCGTGGTAAAGAATTTAGTAAATGAAAATTAATCGAAAAAAATTGGAATGTTAAGATTTATTTTGCAGATCCTGGTAAACCTTGTCAAAGAGGTTTAAATGAAAATAATAATGGTATTTTAAGAAGATATTTACCAAAATCTACAGATCTATCTTCATATAAACAAAAAGATTTAAATACTATAGCATTTCAAATTAATTCTACACCCAGAAAATCACTATCTTATAAAAGACCAATAGATTTAATACAATTATTTTAA
- a CDS encoding HU family DNA-binding protein — translation MVIGEERVENFMQKSQIARAVQKKLELSEKEYKEVLEFILDKIATALIKGEKVTLRNFGTFTIKYRKARPGVNPQNSEPMAIPRKRVVKFNSCKALKKRVNEGK, via the coding sequence ATGGTAATTGGTGAAGAAAGGGTTGAAAATTTTATGCAAAAAAGTCAGATAGCACGAGCTGTACAAAAAAAATTAGAATTATCAGAAAAAGAATACAAAGAAGTGTTAGAATTTATCTTAGATAAAATTGCTACTGCTTTAATTAAAGGAGAAAAAGTAACACTACGTAACTTTGGAACTTTTACTATTAAATACCGCAAAGCTCGACCGGGAGTAAATCCACAAAATTCAGAACCGATGGCTATTCCTAGAAAGCGAGTAGTTAAATTTAATTCTTGTAAAGCATTAAAAAAGAGAGTTAATGAAGGTAAATAA
- a CDS encoding alkaline phosphatase: protein MFATDPIKYGVVDQDLWNVHHTVHAEVKADQVSIFSSIIDKYGPSKKLFGYASEGEMIANFQPKGQENIKTLISSNGNYCATENDKQTFENTKNVLSNKPLFSFFYYVNPDLAGHSREWNSEEYYQAISQTDKYIGGIIENLKDLEMWEDTLLIISSDHGGVSQYHGHSSDAEQKIPLLFAGNCIPKHGIIPDKIKIYDIPATIVWLLDINSRPIIWDGQPILTPFFDMTNMYDHSEEFK, encoded by the coding sequence ATGTTTGCTACAGATCCTATTAAGTATGGTGTTGTTGATCAAGATTTGTGGAATGTTCATCATACTGTTCATGCTGAAGTAAAAGCTGATCAAGTAAGTATTTTTAGTTCTATTATTGATAAGTATGGTCCTTCAAAAAAATTATTTGGTTATGCTAGTGAAGGTGAAATGATTGCTAATTTTCAACCCAAAGGACAAGAAAATATAAAAACTTTAATTAGTAGTAATGGTAATTATTGTGCAACAGAAAATGATAAACAAACTTTTGAAAATACCAAAAACGTATTAAGTAATAAACCTTTATTTTCATTTTTTTATTATGTTAATCCTGATTTAGCAGGTCATTCACGTGAATGAAATAGTGAAGAATATTATCAAGCAATTAGTCAGACTGATAAATATATTGGAGGTATTATTGAAAATTTAAAAGATTTAGAAATGTGAGAAGATACCTTATTAATTATTAGTTCTGATCATGGAGGTGTTTCACAATATCATGGTCATTCTTCTGATGCTGAACAAAAAATTCCTTTGCTTTTTGCAGGGAATTGTATTCCAAAACATGGAATTATTCCAGATAAAATTAAAATTTATGATATTCCAGCTACTATTGTTTGATTATTAGATATTAATTCACGACCAATAATTTGAGATGGTCAGCCAATTTTAACACCTTTTTTTGATATGACAAATATGTATGATCATAGTGAGGAGTTTAAGTAA
- the rpmG gene encoding 50S ribosomal protein L33: protein MNEKIILICTVCLNRNYHTYKNKIKYKKRMELKKYCEHCQKHTLHKESR, encoded by the coding sequence ATGAACGAAAAAATAATTTTAATTTGTACTGTATGTTTAAATCGTAATTATCATACATACAAAAATAAGATTAAATATAAAAAGCGTATGGAACTAAAAAAATATTGTGAACATTGTCAAAAACATACTTTACATAAGGAATCACGTTAG
- a CDS encoding transposase-like zinc-binding domain-containing protein, translating to MNKNTVKEILNNLSDKDFIEIFRENKTRIKQIEKKEKFEAVEQKFKEKGIQCPDCSSFLCTKYGSKDYKQRYKCKSCNITFHAFKNHYFYWSHLSHDQWDLLIQIATLGQSAYIISQFINTTNKTAWFNRQKFMKSTQLVKTQNQFVKLKARIEIDETFIKEIHKGNFKDPNDPKKQWIEENAKDLNCCIQMAIDENRNIYAQTTNTKRLNKKWVQENLTSKLIEENSIIVCDMQVLYDTVAKQTKSTIQQFKSKENKELNYKKLSNVSKIQSSLKEFITHYHGIGFTNIQNYLNLWKWKYQHYGLTPYQKSNVLYFSL from the coding sequence ATGAATAAAAATACAGTAAAAGAAATTTTAAATAATTTGTCTGATAAAGATTTTATTGAGATTTTTAGAGAAAATAAAACTAGAATTAAACAAATTGAGAAAAAAGAAAAATTTGAAGCAGTCGAACAAAAATTCAAAGAGAAAGGGATTCAATGTCCAGATTGTAGTTCTTTTTTGTGTACTAAATATGGTAGTAAAGATTATAAGCAAAGATATAAATGTAAAAGTTGTAATATTACTTTTCATGCTTTTAAAAATCATTATTTTTATTGAAGTCATTTATCTCATGATCAATGAGATTTATTGATACAAATAGCTACTTTAGGTCAATCTGCTTACATTATTTCTCAATTTATTAATACTACAAATAAAACTGCCTGATTTAATCGTCAAAAATTTATGAAATCAACACAATTAGTAAAAACACAAAATCAATTTGTAAAATTAAAAGCTAGAATTGAAATTGACGAAACTTTTATCAAAGAAATTCATAAAGGAAACTTTAAAGATCCAAATGATCCAAAAAAACAATGAATTGAAGAAAATGCTAAAGATTTAAATTGTTGTATTCAAATGGCAATTGATGAAAACCGAAATATCTATGCTCAAACAACAAATACTAAAAGATTAAATAAAAAATGAGTACAAGAAAACTTAACATCGAAACTTATCGAAGAAAATTCAATTATAGTTTGTGATATGCAAGTATTATATGATACAGTAGCTAAACAAACTAAATCCACTATCCAGCAGTTTAAATCAAAAGAAAATAAAGAATTAAATTATAAAAAATTAAGTAATGTCAGTAAAATACAATCAAGTTTAAAAGAATTTATTACTCATTACCATGGCATTGGATTTACCAATATTCAAAATTACCTCAATTTATGGAAATGAAAATATCAACACTACGGATTAACCCCTTATCAAAAATCCAATGTGTTATATTTCAGTTTGTAA
- a CDS encoding IS30 family transposase, whose protein sequence is MTIESIIAIKEYKSYGFSIRKIAKAIDYSKSTVHRVCRLLNQNLLPLEILNKIQKNKQNAGRKLIILTLIEINTINHLLITKNYALDIIANFLKENKIKSISTKTLYNMFKTNRMGFDENNLLRKGKNKPHKQKETRGRINNCKSIHERNLIIPNIKNIEEFGHLEGDTIIGKDHKSSIITLADIWSKTTIPLATKNNKSENITKSIIKFISKLQKGTVKTITFDRGKEFSKWKLIEKNCNVKIYFADPGKPCQRGLNENNNGILRRYLPKSTDLSSYKQKDLNTIAFQINSTPRKSLSYKRPIDLIQLF, encoded by the coding sequence CTGACTATTGAATCAATAATAGCAATAAAAGAATATAAAAGTTATGGATTTTCGATTCGTAAAATAGCAAAAGCCATTGATTATAGTAAATCAACTGTACATAGAGTTTGTAGATTATTAAATCAAAACTTATTACCATTAGAAATATTGAATAAAATTCAAAAAAATAAACAAAATGCAGGTAGAAAATTAATAATTTTAACTTTAATAGAAATTAATACTATTAATCATTTGTTAATTACTAAAAATTATGCTCTTGATATAATTGCTAATTTTTTAAAGGAAAATAAAATAAAAAGTATTTCAACAAAAACTTTATATAACATGTTTAAAACAAATCGAATGGGTTTTGATGAAAATAACTTATTGAGAAAAGGAAAAAATAAACCTCACAAACAAAAAGAAACTAGGGGCAGAATTAATAATTGTAAGTCTATTCATGAAAGAAATTTAATCATTCCTAATATTAAAAATATAGAAGAATTTGGTCATTTAGAGGGTGATACTATCATTGGTAAAGATCATAAAAGTTCTATTATTACTTTAGCTGATATATGATCAAAAACCACAATTCCTTTAGCAACTAAAAATAATAAATCAGAAAATATTACAAAAAGTATAATAAAATTTATTTCAAAGTTACAAAAAGGAACAGTTAAAACTATTACTTTTGATCGTGGTAAAGAATTTAGTAAATGAAAATTAATCGAAAAAAATTGTAATGTTAAGATTTATTTTGCAGATCCTGGTAAACCTTGTCAAAGAGGTTTAAATGAAAATAATAATGGTATTTTAAGAAGATATTTACCAAAATCTACAGATCTATCTTCATATAAACAAAAAGATTTAAATACTATAGCATTTCAAATTAATTCTACACCCAGAAAATCACTATCTTATAAAAGACCAATAGATTTAATACAATTATTTTAA
- the rpsL gene encoding 30S ribosomal protein S12, producing the protein MPTMNQLLRSKGRTDKKYKSKSPALNVSYNSLTKTTSSISSPQKKGVALVVTTRTPKKPNSALRKIVRARLTNGMEVTAYISGEGHNLQEHAIVGIRGGRVKDLPGVRYHVIRGYSDTAGVVNRNQGRSKYGTKKPKDKK; encoded by the coding sequence ATGCCAACAATGAACCAACTATTACGTAGTAAAGGACGTACAGATAAAAAATACAAATCTAAATCACCAGCGTTAAATGTTTCATATAATTCATTAACAAAAACAACTTCTTCAATTAGCAGTCCGCAAAAAAAAGGTGTAGCGCTTGTAGTTACTACAAGAACACCAAAAAAACCTAACTCAGCTTTAAGAAAAATTGTTCGTGCTCGTTTAACTAACGGTATGGAAGTTACTGCTTATATTTCTGGAGAAGGTCATAATTTGCAAGAACATGCTATTGTTGGAATCCGTGGTGGAAGAGTTAAAGACTTACCTGGAGTTAGATACCATGTTATTCGTGGGTATTCTGATACTGCCGGAGTAGTAAATCGTAATCAAGGTCGTTCTAAATACGGAACTAAAAAACCAAAAGATAAAAAATAA